A single Heterodontus francisci isolate sHetFra1 chromosome 32, sHetFra1.hap1, whole genome shotgun sequence DNA region contains:
- the LOC137347461 gene encoding volume-regulated anion channel subunit LRRC8C-like, whose product MSAPANKVRLGKNGKKKTELKALYLNTHSICNRIDELIAQIERNWYAIIAITEMWLQGDQGWELNIRGYLTFRKDRKKGKEAAVVEFELRSPHHWSGSRDYLSSMFSVTDVSTLEGKKPAFRVFKPWWDTFMDYLTVIMVMLAIFGCSTQLYLDETFCLPHPNETEETKGGAYNEIPSTLQITPRISDISANPQVYMNPDPSPIRQGRVTKLYNWQYHFVNQICYSQIPWFTRFFSYLILFHTVVLIILSNFCFTYPKTSSKLQQFLDILQKCFQSPWTSKALSTAVCVDANELEESEPQKTTESDDRISIKGDASTVKVPTRIRSNIIGSSSTMDKKDAEQAKALFEKVRKFRLHVEEKDTIYKLYTGQTLFKTIHCLIIIGYFPAYVYDVDFNNLCEPDAISLVYYKTFNCTYTTARFIGKMALLYLCLVVIYWLLCIHTIFWVFRKRLKQYSFEKRGESQFSDIPDVTNDFAFLLHLIDEYDTLYCKRLAVFLSEVSEQKLKLLSLNNDWTVEKVKQHLTKTMKDQYELYLFMLSGIPESVYEVTELQVLKLELCSNVKISNKITQLDQLEEVWLSHCVTEVTPSALMWLRNQLKKVEVKYVSRDEIPDWIYKLTQLKELYLTGKLAIEKKALELESMKGLRSLKVLYLKTSLSKIPSTIIDVAFHLLKLCIHNDKTKLMSLSILKKMVNLTQIELHNCELDKIPTAIYALSKLQVLDLKGNNLSKIEEVVNLQYLQKLSCLKFWFNMIKTIPPTINLIKKLEYLYLSNNQIEVLPKVLFTIEKLHYFDVHSNNISVIPTDIGNLKNLYYLDLGYNKIEALPDQLFKCTKLMTLKLSNNLISSLSWKVSKLNQLSQLELQGNHLEKLPVEIGQCTMMKINGFVIEQYVFESLPLEIREKMGGS is encoded by the exons ctgccgtggtggaatttgaactcagatcTCCACACCATTGGTCTGGATCTCGGGATTACCTGTCCA gcatGTTTTCAGTCACTGATGTTTCAACCTTGGAAGGCAAGAAACCTGCCTTCCGGGTCTTCAAACCTTGGTGGGACACTTTCATGGATTATCTGACTGTTATTATGGTGATGTTAGCTATCTTTGGCTGCAGCACACAGCTTTACCTGGATGAGACTTTCTGCTTGCCGCACCCCAATGAAACTGAAGAAACCAAAGGTGGAGCATATAATGAGATACCTTCAACTCTGCAAATAACTCCAAGAATATCCGATATCAGTGCCAATCCGCAAGTATATATGAATCCAGATCCATCTCCTATCAGACAAGGGAGGGTTACAAAGTTATACAATTGGCAGTATCATTTTGTCAACCAAATATGTTACAGTCAAATTCCCTGGTTTACCAGGTTCTTCTCTTATCTAATTTTATTTCATACAGTTGTCCTGATTATCCTCAGTAACTTCTGTTTCACATATCCTAAAACAAGCTCCAAATTGCAACAATTTCTTGACATCCTTCAAAAGTGTTTTCAGTCACCATGGACAtccaaagccctatctacagcagtCTGTGTAGATGCCAATGAACTGGAAGAGTCAGAACCACAGAAGACCACTGAAAGTGACGATCGTATCAGTATTAAAGGTGATGCATCGACTGTTAAAGTTCCCACACGCATTCGCTCAAACATAATAGGATCTAGCTCAACCATGGACAAGAAGGATGCAGAGCAAGCCAAAGCTTTGTTTGAGAAAGTAAGGAAATTCAGACTCCATGTTGAAGAGAAAGATACAATCTATAAATTATATACTGGCCAAACATTGTTTAAAACAATACATTGCTTAATTATTATTGGTTACTTTCCAGCCTATGTCTATGATGTCGACTTCAATAATTTATGTGAACCTGATGCAATATCATTGGTTTATTACAAGACTTTCAATTGTACTTATACCACTGCTCGTTTCATCGGGAAAATGGCCCTGCTGTATCTGTGTTTAGTGGTTATCTATTGGCTACTCTGTATTCACACAATATTTTGGGTTTTCAGAAAACGTCTGAAGCAATACTCCTTTGAGAAACGAGGTGAAAGCCAATTCAGTGATATCCCTGATGTAACAAATGACTTTGCTTTCTTGTTGCATTTGATTGATGAGTATGACACTTTGTATTGCAAacgtctcgcagtcttcctctcagaggTGAGTGAGCAAAAACTAAAATTGTTAAGTTTAAATAATGATTGGACTGTGGAGAAGGTGAAGCAACATCTAACAAAAACTATGAAGGACCAGTATGAATTGTACCTCTTCATGCTATCAGGAATTCCTGAGTCTGTCTATGAAGTTACTGAGCTACAGGTCTTAAAGCTGGAGTTGTGTAGTAATGTTAAAATATCCAACAAAATAACCCAACTTGATCAATTGGAAGAAGTCTGGCTCTCGCATTGTGTGACTGAAGTTACACCATCAGCTTTGATGTGGCTGAGAAACCAATTGAAAAAAGTGGAAGTTAAATATGTGAGTCGTGATGAAATCCCTGATTGGATCTACAAACTGACCCAGCTCAAAGAGCTGTACCTCACTGGAAAGCTAGCCATTGAAAAAAAAGCTCTGGAACTGGAATCTATGAAGGGACTTCGCTCTCTGAAAGTCCTTTACCTCAAAACGAGTCTCTCTAAAATACCCTCCACCATCATTGATGTTGCATTCCACCTGCTCAAGCTTTGCATTCACAATGATAAGACTAAGCTCATGAGCCTGAGTATCTTAAAGAAGATGGTCAATCTGACTCAAATTGAACTTCACAACTGTGAGTTGGATAAAATCCCAACTGCCATTTATGCCTTATCCAAACTTCAAGTCTTGGACCTTAAAGGTAACAATCTTAGCAAAATTGAAGAAGTTGTCAACTTGCAATATCTGCAAAAGTTATCCTGTTTGAAGTTCTGGTTCAACATGATCAAGACCATCCCTCCAACTATTAATTTAATCAAAAAGCTTGAGTATCTTTACTTATCAAACAACCAAATTGAGGTTTTACCAAAAGTCCTTTTCACCATTGAGAAACTACATTACTTTGATGTGCACAGTAACAACATTTCTGTAATTCCAACTGATATCGGGAACCTCAAAAACCTATATTATTTGGATTTGGGTTACAATAAAATAGAAGCTCTACCAGATCAGCTTTTCAAATGTACCAAGCTCATGACTCTCAAGCTAAGCAATAACTTAATCTCATCCCTCAGCTGGAAGGTCTCAAAGCTCAACCAACTATCACAGCTGGAGCTCCAAGGAAACCACTTGGAAAAGCTCCCAGTGGAAATAGGACAATGCACTATGATGAAGATTAATGGATTTGTGATAGAACAATATGTTTTTGAGTCACTTCCTTTAGAAATAAGAGAAAAGATGGGTGGTAGTTAG